ATGTAGTAgccataaaatattttacaagaaaTTCATACCAAATATGAGCGAAAACCGGCCTGAATCTTTGTAGCAgctttgtttttatctttataacTTCTTGGCAGTGGTGTTGGAAGACGCCTCGAAGCCTTTGTTTCCAACAAGGCTTGTATTTGCAGTTTTGCAGACTCACCTGAGTCAAAAGACCTGGAAAATTTATGCCCTACTATCTTGCTCGTTATTCTTCCACCTGTTAGTTTTCCAAAGCTCCATCTGCGCTTCACTTTTGGACTCACAATCAAACTTCCCGTGTTGGAACTCTTACTATCCTCAGATGCATCGATCTTCTTGATTTTCTCATCTTTTTTCCCCAGAAGAAAGTTCCTGATCCATTTGCTGGCTTTTCCCATTTCTTGTTTTCTGTTTCTCACCTGCCAAATGAAGAAGCCACAAAGCTTCCTATTGCCTGAAACACCACATAATCAGTACATACACATAAGGGGTCTTGTCTTCTAGTTCATGTGTTAGTTTTAATCTTGTTACATACACTACacatccattatatatatacactgcATTCTTCAACTGTACTAATTGCTCACTGTAACTCTTTCTGGGCGTTTGTGCTGCTATTTAACTATATTCATTGCGGCCTTTGGCCTGCAAAGCTTTCTCTGTTAAAGCCACTTGGCACTTGCCACACTCGTGGAGCATTCCACTTCAACATTGCCTCAGCTTGATCGTCAAGAGCTGTAAATTTTTCTGACTTCAGTAATATTTAGGGGACCATGCTGTAAAAATCAAAgggttttctctcttttttttattccaatAATCAATGCAGTGTCTCTCTATAGAAATAAGAAGGTAGAAAAGTCACggttttataacattttaaagcTTCTTTGAGGTTTAATCAGGGATTCAAGGGCCATGAATGATAGTAATTCTTTATTCTATCAATCTCTATTCAAGGAAAAATTACTGAACAATTTGGAATACCATATATCTATCCATGGATATATAAGATTGTTTCGCTCAAATCTATTTAATTAGAGCATTCAATCtaagtttttatatataatcatggaaattcaaatctgttaatgacaaaaaaaaaaactattatccCAATGCCCAATTTATTACAGGTGTGATTATGTTACCAAATTGTTACAATCCTATTATTGAGgtttatattattaatgatcAAGTACtggaaaataaacaaaagtgaTAAACCATGGTCTCTAAATGTTTACTGCAACTCATCAACATCAGAAGTTAGCGtcgaagataaagaaaaaaaaatcaacataacTTACTTTATTATATGTGTTGACTTGGAATTTGTCTCTATGCTGTTGTATTCTTTGGGGTTGGGCTGTGATATAGTCAATAATACGCAGCGTTAGCTACTCCATAGTTAGAAGATTTTTATGGCCTTTCACCTCAACCCACTATAAGAAATAGACttaatatttagttaaataCAGTCATTTAGTAATTAGtatgctattttatttttatcgttTCTCTGCATCATGTTTATCGATCTGATGCAtatcaataataacaaataatacataaatcacataaatgtgtttttatatatatttgccATCCAGTTCAACATTCAACCTGTGAATGTCCTTTTCAATAATACGCTCATAATTTAAGAATTAAGATCAAAATCAATTTAAGTACACTTTCTTCTTCCAAATTTCTGAGATGTCTTTTACgaataaattacaatactaaAATAGAGTCTTGCGCTTAATTTTCATTATGCTATTGTTTGAATATTGTGATGAATTTCCGTCTTATAATTACATCAAAGGTTTTGTTCAAACTAATAAAATGTAACTTAATAGATATATTATTTACAACGTCTTGAAGTCCTCTCTCGTatgaaaaattatgtaatatatattatgttctCTCACAGCAATTTTAGGTCCAATTTGCGCCGAATAAGCCATTAAGTCAACCTTGGGTCCGGCAATCCAAACAGGGAATAAACTAGAAATATTAGGTTCATCTCCACTTCATTCCTATCACATCTAGTAATGGTAAGTATTTAGAATGGtaatattttgaagaaaaaaaatccacttaataacttaaaatgataagattttatttatatttattttattttatttcaaaatttaatatttgttattatattatttaaatgtgttCTCAATTAAGTGTCCTTGTTCtttgtattaaattattatttccaGTATATGTGAGAATGTTAATCCGATTTTAATATCCTTTATAATGCGATTTgtagtaattatttttctcttaacaTGTGGTGGCTGTAGTTTAGTGGTGAGAATTCCACGTTGTGGCCGTGGAGACCTGGGCTCGAATCCCAGCAGCCACAActgtttttaaaaaacaaattatattaatttaacaaatttaaactaataatgTTCGTAAACATAATGTGGCTGTAGTTTAGTGGTGAGAATTCCACGTTGTGGCCGTGGAGACCTGGGCTCGAATCCCAGCAGCCacatctatttttaaaaaataaaaagattatataattttagtaaaatgCACTATTTATGGTCGTAAACATACTGTGGCTGTAGTTTAGTGGTGAGAATTCCACGTTGTGGCCGTGGAGACCTGGGCTCGAATCCCAGCAGCCACATCCTGATgatcatttcttaaacttttaacAATTTCTTGCTCCTGCCTTTTGGATTTCTGaaccaaaaattattttcaaactcTCAACTGTAATGCAAATCAACCAAGTCCTTCTACCTATCCAAAAAATATCAATGCTTAAAATGCacaagttaatttaattttttcgcGTTAAGTTTCATTTCTTGAGCAAGATTATAATCACGGCGATTGAGATAGGAGCAATCAAATGTAGGCtataattgttattaatatttctcggaaaacaaaacaatacacgaaaaaaaaaaacaaattacgaATTGGCGAAGCGTCTCTCTCACTTGTTCTTGACTTCAACGCCAGATTTGCCAGCAATGATGACAGAGGTGGCCATGTTCAAGAAGAGTCCATGCTCGACGACGCCTTCGAGAGCGGAGATTTCAGCGCCAGCAGCGAGGGAATCCCTAATTGGAGTCTTGAAATACAAATCGACGATGTAATTGGAGTTATCAGTGACGTAGGGTTTACCAGATTCATCCAATCTCAATTTGGCGTCGCATCCTTCTTCCTTGAACAGTTGCTGGAGGCGATCCAGATTGTACTTCCAGCAGAACTGAACCACCTCTACAGGCATGGCGAGGCCGCTGCCACCGAGGCCGTCCACAAGCTTCGTGTCGTCGACGACGACGATGAACTTGTCGGAGGCGGCCTCCACCATTTTCTCACGGAGGAGGGCGCCGCCGCGGCCTTTGACGAGATTGAGGTCGGGATCGACCTCGTCGGCGCCGTCGATGGCGAGATCGAGGCGGGGATTGTCGTCGAGGACGGAGAGGGGGATGCCGAGGGAGCGGGCTTGCTCCTCCGTGCGCTTGGAGGTAGGGATACCGACGATGTTGGTGAGTTCACCGGAGGCGAGGAGCTCGCCGAGCTTGGAGACGACGAAGGCGGCGGTGGAGCCGGTGCCGAGACCGAGGACCATGCCGCTCTTGACGGCCTCGACGGCCTTGTCTGCAGCGAGTCTCTTGAGGTCATCCTGGGTGAGGGTGATGGCGCGGACGGCGGGGAAGCAGTGAGGACGGGTGCGCAGTTTAAGAGAGGTAGGAGTGCGCAGGATAAGGCGCGTGGAGGCGGTGTGGTGCACGGAGGAGAGAGAAGGAGGTGAGGAGAGGGATAAGGAAGCCATTGAAGAAGTGAAGAAGATGAGAAGAGTGGGCCTTGTTTGGGAGAAGATTAGCCAGTGAGTAACACACACCACACTACACCCAGGTTTGTTTCTTtgcctctttttttttttttttctcactttatTATGTCTTTTGGCTTCTCCTTGCCTCGCCTTTCATTGCTTTCAACAACACAAAAAGTTGGATCGATTGGATATTCCCTTTCCAACCTCCCCCATTCGTTCACCTACCAATTTCTGCATTTCTCCCCTTATccttaaaagaaaaacacttttcattttaataaaaactaaccGCTCCattaattctttatattttatcgtattgaataaataatatatttccttatatttatacattaagTTTTCtgatttaataattgtttaaaaaattatgataccCTAGCCTACCCatttataaaagtattaaattatcctttatttattatctgccataatcatttaaaatatccatttactatttattttattcgtGGACACTTTGTCTTCTCTACCAGGCATAACACTACTCCCTTTATTTAACGGATTTCCAAGCCATCAGACTAAAGTATCGATTTAAAGTGTGACGCACGTCATAAACTAACCACCACACTTCTTCTCTTTCCAATATAAATTATTGgctaaattacattttttttttctttatttttatcaagaaatgttttatttttcttttccaatttggtttttatttattttttaaataatttaatttatgttagtttttcaaaatagttttaaagTCAATATTACGTGTGAAAACCAATTTGTTAATTTATGACAAaagcaattaaaaaattaatttaagatttttttatttaaggtcgattcaatttttttctatttacaaCTTTGAAatcgtaattttattttacaaaatttgaaatttagttttgtttaatATGACATGTTATGTGGGTATGTTAGGCAAGTTTAGCATAATTACACAATCTTCGTGTTGGATAGAAATGAGTGGTCTTTGAAAATTGTTCTCGAATTAATAAATCTTAATTTAATCAGAATATTTGCCACACAAATAGAAATGATTCGAGAGAAAATTGCAAATATTAGATGGTTAAATGTAAACAGGAAATGTGGTACAGATGAAGAATTAACGGATTTCAATCTTCGTTCACTTGGAAAATTCAGTATAACACATTACAATTTAGAAGTTTCTCTTGTAATAAATCACACTTAATATAACTCAAATGATACAATTTTCAATTAGTAGCTACTAAAGCTAGAAGTGACAAACACAGAAACACACCTAGACTAGTAAGCTAAACGTATGAAGAGATTACAACCATTAGACGATTCCATGACTCGGTAGATATTGAGACTAGATGGTTTACCGAGTGCATCTGTTTCAAATTACCACTAGATGATATAGTCCTAATTAAACGGTCtagaaactttgataaatttttttattaaactaattcTTACAAGAATGATGAAGGTGTATTGAGCGATCACATTTCAAAGTTTTCCTCAGTAATTATGTACTGTGATGATTGTTGTTAAATCTTGTTGATCGATGAACAAAGCATCAAGAAAATAACCATTGTGTGTATGGTTCCATTCAAATGGAGGTAAGGAATGGTAACACTTTCCCTTTTTTTatcatccttttttttttctagaataaaaattgtttcgggtgtagggaccgAGAGCCCGCCAAATGAACTCCTTCACTTCGCGTTATCTTCCTCCTCTCCAATGACTTCAACGAAATCCACTCCTTAGCTCATCGGTTGGgatgacgatcggggtacctgtctaaaatactccgatgcttaagtcaggaGAGGCCGATCGGTGTATCAGGATATCAGTAGTAATAAATGCGCAATTAAGAttctcaccaacctacctttgggccctatttatagctTTCAACATGGGCTTgtaattagggtttcttaatcacggcccaatgacCCCTTAATGAAGATTATTGACTCGTTTAGCCGATAATCCTTGGCTTAAGCTATATAATCGTGCGACCGATGGTCGCTTGGCTGGGTTGATGACACTGTGTTGTTAACAAGCTAACGATGTGTTTTACCGATCGACCGCCAGGTGATTTTATAAAATCCGTCGCTGTTATTTTACCGATGGACCGAAGGATCCTCAAGGTTGGAGGGCCATTGCTGAAGTTTTACCGATGGACCGACGGACCCTCGAGGTTGAAGGGCCATCTTATTTGATTTACCGATGAACCGATGGACCCTTAACGTCAGAAGTCCATCGCTGATGCTTTACCGACGGACCGACGGGTATGTGTATGGTTAAGTCGTGACTTATATATTCAACCGTTTGACCGATGGTCTGCTATTTTATCTGTTATTCGTtcgaccgatggtcctttaATGATGCCACGTGGTTGTTCGTTTACCCCGTGAGACCAATGGTCCCCTGAGGGTTAGTAACGACCGCCTGACCGACTGGACATACTGTACACAAGCCCCCCAGCCTCGAGCGATGGGAATGAAGCGAAGAGGTTTTACCCAGACCGTGGTGCCGACTGACCGATGGCGTTTCCCAACGGTTACGTTGCCTCGTGGATCGTGCCTGACAGTTATGATCTGAAGCGTCGCGAAGCTGGGACCGTTAATCCGAATGTGATCGTAGGGTCCtggagctgccacgtgtcacatggTCCCCCTTATAAATAGGTTTGTGTGGTTGTCGTTATTTTCACgctttcctttctctttctagCCGAGCTTCCGATCGTTTTCCTCTCTCTGCATGTAAAAAATGTCTTCAGGCGCATCGGATTCAGATGGTCTGTCGGGTGGAGCGGTCGGGTGGTCTGGGGACGCCGGGTCAATTTTCGCCTTGTTTGAGTCGTCTGAATCGGGAACTTCGCTCGGGGGAGTGTCTAGCGGCACGGGTTCACCAATACTCCTAAGTGGCAGTTCTGAGGCCGAGCCACCGATCGCGGAGGCGGCGGAGCAGGTCGCTGCTTCTGATGAAAGTGGGGACATCATCGGGATCGACGTTGGCGATGAGGGGGACGAAGTCAATCTGCCGGAAATATCGGGGTACGATTGGGCCCCTTATGAGCCGCGTACGGTCGCGACGAGGTTTCGTTGGGAGAACGACCTGGGGGATCTGGTCGAGCGGACCAGGATATTTAGCGAGGGGGTAGAGGATGGGCACCTTCGGGTCAAGATATGTGCCGGCAACGAGAGAGTGTGCCACGGGAAGAGAGAGGCGAAGCTAGACTTCTTCTACGTCTACGCCTGCCTCTTCCATGATCTAGGTTTGAACGTGCCGTTTGCCGATTGGCAGATGGCCGTCCTCCGTCAGATTCAATGTGCACCGACGCAGATTCATCCGAACGCATGGGCGTCTATGCAGGCGTTTGACGTCCTTTGCCGGGCGGCCGGCCTGACGCCCACCATGCCTCTGTTCCTTCATTTCTATAAGACGCGGCCGACGGCGTCCAAGGGTTGGGTTTCATTCCTCGGGGCGAACAAGAGCCTGTTCACCCTTTATCTTGCCTCCTACAAGGGTTTCAAGACCGGATTTTTCAAGGTCGCAATTACCCGCAAGGGAAGGAGGTATATCTTCGACAAGCAGGATCGTCCCAAATTTCCGCTTTACTGGACGGCGTTCCCACCTCCCACGGATGCTTGGGCTGAAGAACAGTTGACCCCGGCCGAGCGGGCTGACCTGGCCGTCCTCAAGACCCTGCCCGACAAGATCCCCCCGCGGCCGCTGATCCAATGCCTCCGCTCCCCGGACTTATCGAGGGCGGTTTATGGTTAGTTGTTCTGATATTACCGATCGTCAATCTTGGTCGCAGTTTAACTTATTTGCTTTGTTGTTTTGCAGATATAATGTCTCGAACGACCGCTGCTAATGCCGAGTTCGTGGCTCACGCTAAGGCTCGACGAAGGGGGGGAGATATCGCAGAGGAGGTGGTGCCACTTTCGACCGTTCCAGCTGCCCCTCCGACCGGTCAAGTTCCTCCCACCGCCGCTCCTGTCGGCACTTCGGGCGCTGTCTCGCGGCCTCGTCTGGTTGTGAAGCGGCCGGGTTCTGGTGCTGCTGCCGCCGCGGCCGGGGACAAGGGAAAGAAGTCCAAAAGAGACGACCCCTCGACCGTTCCCCCGTTCAAAAAGCAGAAGCACGGGGAATCATCTGGATCCTTGGTCGACGCTTTTCTCGGCGGGGGTGCCCGCCTGGATGAAGAGGTCTTCCTTCAGTTGGGACCTCGCATGACTGAGGCACTGAAGGACGTGTCTGAAGAAGATGCCCTTCGGACCGCAGGGTAGCTCACCCTCAGACTGGCCGCCTTGTACACCAAGTTTCCTCGCCCCGAGCGGAGCAGAATAGAGGACTTGGAAAAAGAGCTCGCGGCGGTCCAGACTGAGCTCAAAGAGGTGAAGGCGTCGGCTGCTGACTTGAAGGCTCAGTTCGATCGGCTCAACGGCATCAAAACTGAGCACGCCAAGTGTGCCGGGCTGTTGAAGGCTGCAGACGACCGAGCCAAGGCAGAGCAAGCCAAAGCAGGTGAAGCCGCTGAAGAACTGCGCAAGCTCCAACGTCGTTTCGACGATCTAACTCTGGAGCATATGGCCGCCTCTGGTTCAGCGTCAGATTGGCAGAAGAAGGCCAAGGATTTGGAGGCCGAGCTGGAAGTGGCCGATGAGCAAGTATTCGCTCAATATGAATTGGGCTTCCAAAGGGCCGTCGACCAGGCGGTCTTCCATTACAACTGCTCTCCCGACCGGTTCGACGTCCATATGGGAGTTGTAGATGGGAAGGTGGAGAGGGTCTTTGACCGGCTGGACGAAGTCAATGACCCTCCTGCATaggctttttattttttatttttacttgtaATTTTTGATATAACCGATCGAACCCGATCGGCCGTTAGCTCGATCGTGTTCGCTCGGTTATTAACCTACTCAAACTTGTGTAAATTTTAACTTCCCATTCATATCAAATGTTATTTCCTTCCTTCACTCGTTCGCTTACTAATTTGTTTTGGCGTCCGACCGTAATTCTGCTGTTTCTTAACGTTGGCGATCGGTCGTATAATTGTTTAACTTGTTACTTTGCTTAGTCGTGCTTATTGAGCTGACCGATCGACCGGTGTGCAAACATTAAACTTGACATCTTTGTTACCTGTTTTATACAGCTGACTTGTGCATTTGGTTTGTTTTTAAATCGTTGGTGTTAAACACCGATCGACCAAGACAGCTCGTGTCACTTGTTTACCCGTAGGGTGATTAGATCTCTAGGATCGGTGCTGATGGAGTGGGGTTTCCTCTTGGAAGTCCCTGTCTCGATCGGTCAGGCTTTGCCTGGGTCCCGCAGGGACGTAGGGTAATTAGATCGCTAGGATCGGTGCTGACGGAGCGGGACTTCCTCTTGGAAGTCCCTGACTCGATCGGTCAGGCTTTCCTTGGGTCCCGTAGGGAGCCCCGTCGGTTAGAATGTTAAATGGAGTGGTATGAAACGCTCATTTTATTCATGATTAACTGTAATACATTTTGAGGTGTGACGCGTTCCATGTGTTGGGTATTCCTTTGCCGCTCAAGTGTTCCAGCCGATAGGCTCCATTCTGCAGGCTCTCGGTCACGCGGAACGGGCCCTCCCAGTTTGGTGCTAGCTTTCCCTGTGTTGACCTCTTTCGGGCGTCATTGGTTTTTCTCCAGACTAAATCTCCCTTGACGAAACTCCTTGGTTTGACCTTCGCGTTATACCTTCTTGCCACCATTCTCTTGCACGCTTCAGCTCGCACGGCTGCTCGTTCTCTTCGCTCGGTCGTCCAATCTAACTCCTCGCGCATTCGTCCATAATTCACCTCCAAGTCTTGCATTTCCCGCCGAAGGGTCGGTTCCCCTACTTCGACTGGCAGCATGGCATCTGTACCATATGTCAAGTTGAAGGGCGATTCTCCGGTCGTCCCGTGTGGCGTGCATCGGTAGGCCCAAAGGACTTGTGGCAGCTCGTCAACCCACGCTCCTTTGGCTTCTCCTAACCTCTTCTTTAACTCGGCCACTATCACCTTATTCATGGCCTCAGCCTGGCCATTGGTTTGGGGATGCTCGACCGAGCTAGTCACGTGCCGTATCCCTACTTGCCGATAGAAGTCCTTCAGCTTTTTGTCAATGAACTGACGACCGTTGTCAGTGATGATCGTGTGGGGAAGGCCGAAGCGACATATGATGTTATGCCAGACGAAGGAGTGAACCTGCCGAGCGGTGATATTAGCCAGAGCCTCCGCTTCGACCCACTTAGTGAAGTAGTCAACTGCTACGAGTATGAATTTTTTCTGCGCTCGGCCGATTGGAAAAGGTCCGACGATGTCCATGCCCCATTGGGCGAACGGCCACGGGGCTGTCAAACTATGTAGCTCGGTCGGAGCCCTCTTCATATCATTTCCATGGGCTTGACATCCTGCGCATTTGCGTATCATGGCTTCACAGTCTTCTTCCATGGTCGGCCAAAAATATCCCGCTCGGAGTATCCTTGCTTTCATCGTTCTCCGACCGGTATGCATCCCGCAGACGCCATTGTGGACCTCGTTCATGACGTACTCCGCTTCGTCGGCTGATAAGCACTTCAAGAACGGCGCTGTGAAGCCTCTCTTATATAGATCTTCTCCGATGATCACGAACCGGAGCGCTTGTCTCCTCTCCATCGGCCTAACCTCTTCTCCAGCCTCGCACCTCTTTAAGAGTTCTCGCACCTCGGTAGTCCAGTCAACCGATCGACTTGTTACGGCGCACTCTCCTGCTGAAGGTTTCATCAGGGTTTGCCTGATAATTGTCTTTAATTGGCCCTTCTCTTTTCCTTCCGCTAGCTTTGATAGCCTGTCAGCTCGGGCGTTCTCCGCTCGGGGGATGTGATGGATGGTCACCTCCTCAAATTCCTTCATGGCTTCGACAGTCTTGTGATAGTACTGGAGTAGTAAATCGTCCCTAACTTGATATTCTCCCTGTACTTGTCCGACCACAAGCTTAGAGTCGGTGTTACACCTCAACTTTGTTGCGCCCAAGTCTTTTGCTAGCCTCAACCCGGCGATCAGCGCTTCATACTTCGCCTGGTTATTTGATGCTTTAAACTGGAACTGCAAGGAGTGCTCCACTATGAAGCCGTTCGGTCCTTCAATGACGATTCCTGCTCCGGCACTTCGTTTGTCCGACGACCCGTCGACGAACAGAATCCATGTTTGCTCGGACGAAGAGATCGGTCCATGGAGCTCGGCTGCAAAGTCGGCCAAATGCTGCCCTTTGATAGATCCTCTAGGTTCGTATTTGAGACCGAACTCGGATAACTCAACCGACCATGCGATCATTCTACCAGCCAAGTCGGGCTTCCGGAGTATTTTGGCTATAGGGTGATCGGTTCGGACGACCACCTGGTGGCTCTGGAAGTACTGCCGCAACCGACGTGAGGCCGTTAATAACGCCAAGGCTATCTTTTCTATCAACTGATACCTCGTTTCTGCGCTCTGTAGAACTCGGCTGATGAAATAAACAGGCCGCTGCTCCGGGGCTTCTTGTATTAAGGCCGCACTAATCGTGTCGTTAGATACCGACAGGTATAACTGCAGGGGCAACCCTTCTACCGGTCGGCTCATGATTGGCGGACTGGTGATCATCTCCTTTATTTGTTGAAATGCCGCCTCGCACTGGTCATCCCACTTCTCTGTAGTTTGCTTCTTCATGATCTTGAGGATCGGCTTAACTTTCTCTGTCAGCTTGGGCAGAAAGCGTGCCAGAGAAGTCAGCCGCCCCATTAACCGCTGAACCTCCTTCAGGTTTTTAGGGCTCCTCATCTCCACGATAGCAGTGCACTTGTCTGGATTCGCCTCTATGCCTCGGGCGGTCAGCATGAAACCTAGAAATTTCCCTGCCGGCACCCCAAAGACACACTTCTCTGGGTTGAGACGCATGTTGTACTTGCGTAACTGGCGGAAGACCTCGCCGAGGTCGCGTACATGGTCTTCGGCAGTCTGCGACTTCACGACCATGTCGTCCACATAGACTTCCATGGACCGACCGATCTGCCCGCGGAAGACCCGATCCATCAACCTCTGATAGGTAGCCCCCGCGTTCTTCAGACCGAACGGCATGACCTCGTAGCAGAAGTTTGCTCGATCTGTGATGAACGCCGTTTTAGACCTGTCCGGGCCATACATAGGGATTTGGTTATACCCTGAGTATGTGTCCAGAAAGCTTAGGAAGTTGTGCCCCGAGGCCCCGTCTACCAGCCGATCGATGCTAGGCAGGGGATATGCGTCCTTTGGGCAAGCTTTGTTCAGATCAGTGAAGTCAGTACACATCCTCCACTTCCCGCTCGGCTTTTTTACCATGACCACGTTAGCCAGCCATGTCGTGTATTGGATTTCCCTGATAAAACCA
This portion of the Vigna unguiculata cultivar IT97K-499-35 chromosome 6, ASM411807v1, whole genome shotgun sequence genome encodes:
- the LOC114188117 gene encoding probable ribose-5-phosphate isomerase 3, chloroplastic gives rise to the protein MASLSLSSPPSLSSVHHTASTRLILRTPTSLKLRTRPHCFPAVRAITLTQDDLKRLAADKAVEAVKSGMVLGLGTGSTAAFVVSKLGELLASGELTNIVGIPTSKRTEEQARSLGIPLSVLDDNPRLDLAIDGADEVDPDLNLVKGRGGALLREKMVEAASDKFIVVVDDTKLVDGLGGSGLAMPVEVVQFCWKYNLDRLQQLFKEEGCDAKLRLDESGKPYVTDNSNYIVDLYFKTPIRDSLAAGAEISALEGVVEHGLFLNMATSVIIAGKSGVEVKNK